One region of Oryza sativa Japonica Group chromosome 5, ASM3414082v1 genomic DNA includes:
- the LOC4338281 gene encoding peptide chain release factor 1, mitochondrial isoform X2, which produces MDMIEELRSKQEEIEGLKSLMTNSVEEKDFREMAAQELLQALEEEKQLQHKLFRSLLPKDEADERDCILEVRAGTGGEEASLFAMDIFKMYEKYSQKNGWKFDAIDIMESALKGYKEASGTISGPGAYGKLKFESGIHRVQRVPVTEKSGRVHTSAVSVAILPQADEVDVQLRNEDLRIDTYRSGGSGGQSVNTTDSAVRITHVPTGTVVAIQDERSQHQNKAKALKVLRARLYEIERHRLHMDRSKLRSEQIGSGDRSERIRTYNFPQGRVTDHRVGITHHSIEDVMEGESLDIFIDALLLRYEMDAIASFAS; this is translated from the exons ATGGATATGATCGAGGAGCTGCGGTCCAAACAGGAG GAAATTGAGGGTTTGAAATCCTTGATGACAAACTCTGTTGAAGAGAAGGACTTCCGCGAGATGGCAGCTCAGGAGCTCCTTCAGGCTCTGGAGGAGGAGAAACAACTGCAGCACAAGCTGTTTCGATCATTACTTCCAAAAGATGAAGCTGACGAGAGGGATTGCATATTGGAGGTCCGTGCAG GTACTGGAGGAGAAGAGGCGTCTTTGTTTGCAATGGACATATTTAAAAT GTACGAGAAGTACTCCCAAAAGAATGGTTGGAAATTCGATGCTATTGATATCATGGAGTCTGCATTAAAAGGATACAAG GAAGCTAGTGGGACTATATCAGGTCCTGGGGCATACGGGAAACTCAAGTTTGAGAGTGGCATCCATAGAGTTCAG CGAGTACCAGTAACGGAGAAATCTGGACGGGTGCACACTAGTGCTGTATCTGTTGCTATTCTTCCTCAAGCTGATGAG GTTGATGTACAATTGCGCAATGAAGACTTGAGAATCGATACCTACAGATCAGGTGGTTCTGGAGGTCAGTCTGTCAATACGACTGATAGCGCTGTTAGAATAACCCATGTTCCAACCGGAACAGTTGTTGCGATACAGGATGAGAGGTCTCAGCATCAG aATAAGGCCAAAGCCCTCAAAGTTCTCCGAGCAAGACTATATGAAATTGAAAGGCATCGACTCCATATGGACCGGTCAAAGCTTCGATCAGAGCAG ATTGGAAGCGGTGACAGGTCCGAACGTATCCGAACATACAACTTTCCACAAGGGCGTGTTACCGATCATCGTGTTGGGATCACGCACCACTCCATAGAAGATGTTATGGAGGGGGAGAGCTTGGATATCTTCATTGATGCGCTCCTCCTGCGTTATGAAATGGACGCAATCGCTTCATTTGCTTCTTAA
- the LOC4338281 gene encoding peptide chain release factor 1, mitochondrial isoform X1, producing MMKHHLRRCGAAAFTMVRCFCHFPHAVSTSPPIGWKCPSPRLYSTNEMNQQLPANLVGVMEQRMKLIEQRSAYLQEQINQPDASPEEYSRANKELHKLESTMDMIEELRSKQEEIEGLKSLMTNSVEEKDFREMAAQELLQALEEEKQLQHKLFRSLLPKDEADERDCILEVRAGTGGEEASLFAMDIFKMYEKYSQKNGWKFDAIDIMESALKGYKEASGTISGPGAYGKLKFESGIHRVQRVPVTEKSGRVHTSAVSVAILPQADEVDVQLRNEDLRIDTYRSGGSGGQSVNTTDSAVRITHVPTGTVVAIQDERSQHQNKAKALKVLRARLYEIERHRLHMDRSKLRSEQIGSGDRSERIRTYNFPQGRVTDHRVGITHHSIEDVMEGESLDIFIDALLLRYEMDAIASFAS from the exons ATGATGAAACATCACCTACGTCGATGTGGTGCTGCTGCTTTCACCATGGTCCGATGTTTCTGCCACTTTCCGCATGCTGTATCCACGTCACCTCCAATTGGATGGAAGTGCCCTTCTCCTCGGCTATACTCCACCAATG AGATGAACCAGCAGCTTCCTGCGAACCTGGTGGGGGTCATGGAGCAGAGAATGAAATTGATCGAGCAGAGGAGTGCGTACCTCCAGGAGCAAATTAACCAG CCAGATGCCTCGCCTGAAGAATACTCAAGGGCCAACAAGGAGCTCCACAAATTGGAGAGTACTATGGATATGATCGAGGAGCTGCGGTCCAAACAGGAG GAAATTGAGGGTTTGAAATCCTTGATGACAAACTCTGTTGAAGAGAAGGACTTCCGCGAGATGGCAGCTCAGGAGCTCCTTCAGGCTCTGGAGGAGGAGAAACAACTGCAGCACAAGCTGTTTCGATCATTACTTCCAAAAGATGAAGCTGACGAGAGGGATTGCATATTGGAGGTCCGTGCAG GTACTGGAGGAGAAGAGGCGTCTTTGTTTGCAATGGACATATTTAAAAT GTACGAGAAGTACTCCCAAAAGAATGGTTGGAAATTCGATGCTATTGATATCATGGAGTCTGCATTAAAAGGATACAAG GAAGCTAGTGGGACTATATCAGGTCCTGGGGCATACGGGAAACTCAAGTTTGAGAGTGGCATCCATAGAGTTCAG CGAGTACCAGTAACGGAGAAATCTGGACGGGTGCACACTAGTGCTGTATCTGTTGCTATTCTTCCTCAAGCTGATGAG GTTGATGTACAATTGCGCAATGAAGACTTGAGAATCGATACCTACAGATCAGGTGGTTCTGGAGGTCAGTCTGTCAATACGACTGATAGCGCTGTTAGAATAACCCATGTTCCAACCGGAACAGTTGTTGCGATACAGGATGAGAGGTCTCAGCATCAG aATAAGGCCAAAGCCCTCAAAGTTCTCCGAGCAAGACTATATGAAATTGAAAGGCATCGACTCCATATGGACCGGTCAAAGCTTCGATCAGAGCAG ATTGGAAGCGGTGACAGGTCCGAACGTATCCGAACATACAACTTTCCACAAGGGCGTGTTACCGATCATCGTGTTGGGATCACGCACCACTCCATAGAAGATGTTATGGAGGGGGAGAGCTTGGATATCTTCATTGATGCGCTCCTCCTGCGTTATGAAATGGACGCAATCGCTTCATTTGCTTCTTAA